The sequence below is a genomic window from Salinispira pacifica.
GGCTCATTACCGTTCTCAGCGGTGCCGGCATCAGCACCGATTCGGGTATTCCCGATTACCGCGGGGAAGACCGTACCCGGGCCAGGAAACACGACGGTGATTCGGGCCCGGTTACATATAAACAATTCATGGGCAGTGCGGACAAACGGCGCCACTACTGGGCCCGCAGCGCCCTTGGCTGGCCGTGGATCCGCTCACGAGAGCCCAACCGGGCCCATCGCATTCTCAGCCGCCTGGAAGAAGCGGAACACATTAACGGCATCATAACCCAGAACGTGGATGACCTGCATTTCAAGGCTGGAAGCCGCAACGTTATAGAACTCCACGGAAATCTGAAACAGGTGAAATGCATGGGGTGCGGCGGAATGAGCAGCCGGGATGAACTGCAGGAGAGAATGCTTCTTGATAATCCCCCATGGAAACGCCTCAGCAGCGACTATTCCCCCGACGGCGATGCCCTTCTTTCCGAAGATGTGACCCGGGAGTTTCGCACCCCCGGCTGCCCCGCATGCGGGGGTATCCTCAAGCCGGATGTGGTATTTTTCGGCGAAAACGTACCTCGGACACGGGTTCAAAGCTGCTATGCCCTGGTGGATGAGTGCGACCTGCTTCTGGTGCTGGGCAGCTCCCTTGCTGTTCGCTCGGGCCTTCGCTTCGTGGAACACGCAAAAAACACCGGAAAACCGGTAATCATCGTAAACCGGGGAACCACCCGGGGTGACGCTTCGGCTGATCTCAAGGTGGATACATCCATCACACAATGGCTGGAGACCCACCTGGCTGAACCGGAAATTTCACCCCGGGCCTGATATATTTATCTGAAGAATGCAGCCGGGGAGACTCCGGCGGCACACGGGAGGTTCGGATGAATATTCGTAGAATTATGCTGATGATTCTGATGTTTTCCATAATTCCGGCTCTTGCACTGAGTGCTCAAAGCGGAGAGGATTCCTCAGATCAGGATGAAGAAAAGCAGGATGTCATTACACTCAGAAACCAGGCGGGTATTGCAGTATCTGCGGGTTCGGTTCTTCTCAGCCCGGATATCGCAATCCTCTACCGGCCGGGATTCTGGGGTGTCGGAGCGGGGGTGAAAGGGTACGCGGGACTCGCTCTGGGTGACGCCTACATTGTGCCCTACGCCACCACCGAGCTGGGCTGGTTTTCCGCTGACCTGGGCATAAGCCTGAGAGTCAGGGAGAGCAACATCAACAGCGTATCCTATGAAGGAGAGGATCTGCCGCTGTACATATCCGCAGGGCTTCACCCTTCATTCAAGCTGGGACCGGGAAAGCTCATGCTGGGAGCAAGCTTCGATCTGGCAATGACGGATGTGCCGGTTGTTGAAAGCGAAGATGCCCTGGAAAGCTTTTTCGCCACCCTCATCGTAGCTATATTCAGTATTTTCAAGGTTGAAGGGGATATCGGCTACCGCATCTCATTTTAAAACACCGCTTTCATGATCGTCTCTGCCCACTCTCCCGCCGGTCCGCGGTACAGATCCATCCGGCTGAATTGTGTGCCGGCGGCTCTTGATTCACTCACGGGGGATAGATATATTTGCCGTCATGGAATACAGAGCAAGTCATATACTGGTAAAAGATAAAACACTGGCCGAACGTCTCCTGAAGCAGCTGAAAGGTGGCGCGCGATTTGAAGCCCTGGCCAAGGATTTTTCCACCTGTCCCTCCAAAAGCAAGGGCGGCGACCTGGGCTGGTTCGGCCCCGGCAAAATGGTGAAGGAATTTGAACAGGCCTGCAGCAAACTCAGCCCCGGCCGCTTGAGCACAGTGGTCCGCACCCAGTTCGGCTTTCATATTATCAAACTGACCGGGCGGAAATAGGACTGTTGGGTGCCAGCAGGTTACACTCCCGAAACTGAGGCCTGAAATATAAGACGATGTTCAAGTTCTTCCATAAACCGTTCGGCTTCCCCGGGAGAGCTGACAAGTCCCTGGTCCAGGAATATCTCCTGAAACAGCTCCCTCACCTGGCGTCCCATTGAGAGGCGGCCGCAGAGATAAATGTGAGCTCCGTTTCCCAACTGCCTGACAATTTCCTCCCGCTGTTCCCAGATAATTGCCTGTACGTATTCGGACTTGCGGGCCGAATCACTTGGACGGGATTCGGCAATGTCCAGCCGGGAGATGAGACCCCGTCGTTCATATTCCAGAAGTTCGCTGCCGTACAGGGAATTTGCCTCCCAGCTGCGGACCCCATAAATGAGCCACAGCGGGGAGCCGTATTCACCGCTGCGCAGCAGAGACAGGGGTCCGGAGATCCCGCTTCCTGTTGCCACTGCGATTAATCCCGGAGATTTTCGTTCAAGACGGTGCGGAAACTGATGGAGTTCCGGCAGCAGCCAGGCATTGACCGTATCACCGGGCTTTCGATTAGTGAGAAACGCACTTGATCTGGCCGGCAGAGTTATCCGACGGTGCTGTACATTTTTCAACTGTTTGAAAACCCGGCTCACCGTAATTTCGACTTCCAGTCTCCCGTCCCGGGTGAGGCTGCTGCCGCTTACGGTATAGGGCCTTCCTTCAACCCCGGGTTGCCAGCGCACCAGATCCCTGATGTCCGGAAGCTCCTTCATCTCTTCCAGAATATGGATGAGCGAATACCCCATGCCCTGAAGTTCCGGATGGGGAAGATCCCAGTTCCGGGATCTCAGTATCCGCCGGTGGTAGGCCCGATGAGCCTTATGAAAACGCTTCAACTGCAGAGCCCGTTCATTCAGCCCCGCCCATGCAAGCAGTTCCCCGCCTGCCTCATCAATATCAATTTCCCGTTCCAGAATATCCCGGAGATTTCCGCTGACCATTTTTCCCGGATGAAACACCGATGAGCTGTCGCCCCGGCTTACCCTTCTGCTTCCGTCCTCGCCGAAGATATCCAGAATTTTCTGCACTTTTTCGGGAGAATTCCGCCATTTCACAAAGAACATGTCCCCGGGGGCGGGAGCATTCCCAACAGGCCCGAGGGAAATGAGCCTGATATTCCAGGTGGGATGGGATCCTTCACCCGAATCAAGGCGGGAAACCCGTCTCACTTCCCAGGAAACGGGGGGGGAGGAAAGAAGGCGCAGCACCCGGGAAATTCTCCATTGGACGGCTTCGCTGAAATCCCCGGGAGGATTGGAGCGGAGAGGATACATTTTCTGAAGGCTCCGGTTGGAGATCCTGTGGAACGCATGCCGGAGTCGTTCCCGCATGGGATAGATATATTTTGATGTACGCTTCATCTCTCATCCTTATTGTAGGCGGACCGCCATGATGAGGCAGCTTGTACCCGCGGTTTGGGGCCATGCCGCCATTTTAGGCGTGCCGCCATGCTTTGCTGCACAGCGCTTTTGAAATCACCAGAGTCTGGGAACCGGAAGCAGCTGATCGTGCCCTGCATCTTCAATCCGTCTTGATTCAACGCCGAATATCTCTCTGATTCGGAGGGGAGTGAGAACGGTTCCGGGGGCGCCCTGGGCAATTACCCTGCCCTGATCCATCAGAATGAGTTCGTCACAGTAGCGCGCAGCCTGGGTGATATCGTGGAGAACCATCAACACCGTAACCTGACTGCTGCGGTTCAGCTCCCGGAGATGCTGAAGGGTATCTTCCTGATGCCTGATATCCAAAAAGGTGGTGGGTTCATCCAAGATAACGATTGGCGATCCATGGGCAATGCTCATTGCGATACGGGCCCGCTGCAGCTGACCTCCGGAGAGCTGCTGAACAGGAATGTTTTCCAGCCCCTGAAGCCCCATACGGGATACGGCTTTCTCCATGACCTGGCGTTCTTCAAAACTCCAGCGCTTTCCAGGTGCAACATGAGGGTATCTGCCCATGGAAACAAGTTCCAGAAGAGTGATCTCCCCCATATCCTCCGACTGCTGTGCAAGATGGGAGATTGTCCGGGCTCTCTCTCTAACTGGAGTTTTTGTGAGAGGTTTTTCCAATACATGCACCTCGCCGCTGTGGGGAGTCAGGAGCCCGGTAAAATGCCTGAGAAGCGTGGATTTGCCTGATCCGTTGGGACCGATAATTCCGGTCACCTTTCCGCCGGAAATTCCACAGGAGATGTGCTTCAAGGCATGTAATTTCCCCGCCCTTTGCCGGGACGTTTCATAAGTGAAGTTGAGGTTCTCCGCCCTCAGAGGAACACCTGATGTCCCCGCCCGGGGAGAAGCTGGAGAGCTGCGGGGCAGCAGATAGGAAAGCCCGGATCCCTTCTTCTGCCCATGGGTGCTTTCAGCATCAATCCGTACAAACTCCGTGTCAAAGAGCCTTTCCGGAATGGAGGAGCTGATTATCTCAGCAGGAGTTCCCCGCCCCAGGATGTGCCCATCTTTCATTGCAAGAATAAAATCCGACAGCTCAAGGGCATCGTTCAACTCATGGAGAACGAGAATCACCGTTTTCTCCGGCACCATGCTGCGTATGAGGGAGAGCAGTCTTCGGCGGTGTCTTAGGTCCAGATAGCTTGTAGGCTCATCAAGGAGCAGGGTATCGCTCTCCTGGGCCAAGGCCATGGCAATCCAGACCAGCTGACGCTGTCCGCCGGAAAGCTGATCCAGGGCCCTGGAACGGAATTCAAACATACCGGTGTTTTTCAATGCGGTTTCCGCCGCCCTGATATCCTCAGGCCCCGGTGAGCTGAAGGCGCCGAGATGGGGGTATCTTCCTCTGAGCACCATGTCATACACGGTAATCCCCATGGGAATCCTGAAGCTTTGAGGAAGGAAGCCCAGTTTCCTGGCCCGGACCTTCGGAGAATGTTCCAGAATTTGTGTATGATCCAGACTGACCTCTCCTGAAGCAGGTTTGATCAGACCGGCCATCCCCCTGAGCAGGGTGCTTTTGCCGCAGCCGTTCGGTCCGATCAGGGCGGTGATAGCTCCCCGGGGAATTGAAAGGTTCACATTTTTTACCACCGGTACACCCGGGGTGTACTCCAGGTTCAGATCCGAGACCCTGATCACCTCATCCGGCGGATGGCCGGCGTCATACGTATCTGCCATCAGGATCTCCTCCTGAGAAGCATGAGGAAATAGGGAGCCCCCACCGCCGCGGTGATCAGCCCCACCGGAATGCTTACCGGAAAAAGATGCTGGGCAGCGATATCCGAACCCAGCAGCATGACGCCCCCCAAAAGCATTGCAACGGGCAGAATAACCGCCGAACTGCTGCTTGTGCCCCCCATGATTCCCCTGGCCAGCTGGGGCACCATCAACGCAAGAAAGCCGATGGGACCGGTGAGAGAAACCGCCATGGCGCTGAGCAGACTGCCCAGAATAAGCAGGGCATACCGGAGGAATTCAAGGCGAACCCCCAGCGTTTCGGCGGCATCGCTTCCAAGCACCAGGGGTCTGATCCGGATGAGAAAGTACAGGGCCGGGGGAATGAGAACCAGGCCGGAAATCAGGAGAAACCGGGCGTCCTGCCATGAACTTGCATACAGCGAACCGGCCAGCCACTGATAGGCGCGGCTCACATTGTGAATGCTTCCAGATACGATGAATAGCTGCACCAGCGCTGTCAGCGCCGCATTCACTCCCACACCAACCAGAACCAGACGGTTTTCGCTGAAGGCCCCTGTCCGGCTGAAAACATACACCAGGGCAGAGGCGGACAAAGCGCCCGCTGAAGCTGGCACGGCCGCAAGATCCGTACTGCCCCCGTTCACCAGCCAAGCGACTGCCGCCGCGGAAGCACCGGCGGTAATGCCGATAATATCCGGCGAAGCCAGGGGATTTCGAATGAGTACCTGGAAGATGTGTCCGGCTGCAGCCAGGTGAACCCCCGCCAGTACGGCCACAGTAATTCTGCTTAGTCTCAATTCGCGAACCAGATGTATGCTCAGCCTGGAACCTTTTCCTGCCAGGGCCTGGAACAATTCACCCAGACCGATCCGAAGATCACCCAGGCTCAGGGCAACCAGTCCGAGAACTCCCAGAAGCAGCATCAACCCGAATATCCACAGAAGCTGCAGGGGGAATACCCGTAACGTTCCGGAGCCGAATTTAAGAAAACGGGCCCGGCGCAGGCTGCTGCCGATTTCCGCCGGAGGGGAGAGTTTCACAGGGCCACCTCCCCGTGTCTCCGCACCAGCAGTATGAGAAAGGGTGCGCCGAAAAGGGCCGTGATAATTCCCACCTGGAGCTCTGCGGGCCTGATGATCAGTCTTCCGATAATATCCCCCGACAGAGTGAGAACGGGGCCGGCCAATAGTGAGTAGAGGAGAATTCTGCGGTAATCGCCCCGGGCAAAGGGCCTGACCATATGAGGCACCGCAAGTCCCACAAATGAGATGGGACCGGCAATGGCCACCGTGGAACCCGCCGCCATAACCACTAACCCCAGAATGAACAGACGGACTGTTCCCGTGGACATTCCCAGGGAGCGAGCCCGTTCCTCTCCAATGCTGATGATATTCAGATGATGTCCGCTGAGCACCAGCAGCAGGACGGACAGCAGCTGAAATGGAAGGACCTGCATCTGTATGTTCATATCCCGCCCGCTGATGCTTCCGGTGAGCCAAAACCTCACCACATCCAGAGCCGCCTGGTCAAAAAGCAGGATGCCGCTGGTCAGGGAAGATAGAAGTGCAGCCACAATCACTCCCGCCAGGGCGAGCTTCACAGAAGGGCTTCCTCCCCTGCCCCCTGATGCAACCCCGTACACCAGAACTGCAGAGAATGCGCCTCCCAGGAATGAAAATGCAACGAGCACCGGTACGGCGGAAATGTTGAGAAGGGAAACCGAAACCACAATGCTGAATGCGGCTCCGGCATTTACCCCTAAAAGTCCGGGTGAAGCAAGAGGGTTGCGGGTAACCGCCTGCATGGCGGTTCCGCTTACTGCAAGGGCTGCGCCTGCAAGAATGCCCATCAGCGTACGGGGAATTCTCAGAGTGCGAACCACCGCATGCTCATAGATCCGGGAGTCATATCTGAAGATCCCCTGAAACACCATCCCGGGACGGAAATCCATGGCTCCCAGGGAGAGACTCAGGAGAGCCACTGCCCCCAGAGATAGAATCAGCCCGGGGAGGATAACCCCCGGGCCGATTTTGCTGCCGAACTTCACTTTGATTCCCTTCAACGGGCAACCGCGGTCTGGGGATTTCCGTCTGATGCAGCCTGCAGCAGTTCTTCGAACTCTTCAGCCGCATAGGAAAGGCTCAGGACGGTACTGAAACTGAGTGCACCGTAGAGCGGATCATCGGAGCCGAAAAAGGGAATAATTCTCCCTTCGGAGGCAACCTCAAGCCCGGAAAACAGGTCATTTTCCAGAAGCTCCCGGTACGCCTCCCAGGAGGGCATCTGAAGCACCAGAACATCGGTATTTAACAGACGGACCTGCTCGCCGGAGATCTGGGCTGCATCTTTATCCCCCACAAGCTCTCTCAGTTCTTCAGGAAAGCTGAATCCCATGGAAGTAAGAAACCGGAGAGGAGGAGTATCGGGACTGAACACCCAGAACTGGCCCTGCCCCTGTGCAGGGGAGGCGAACACTATCTCCTGATCCTGAAAATCGGGGTTGCGGCGGGCTACATCCCTGATCTGTTCTTCCACCCGGGAAATTACCGTCTCTCCCCGTTCGTTTTCTCCAAGAGCCCGGGCAATCACCCTGGTTTGTTCCTGCCATGGCACAGAAAATGCCGCGAAGCCTTCAGGTTCGGGAATGGTGGGAGCAATCACTGAAAGTGTGTCATACTCCTCAGCGCTGATCCCTGCATGAGTTGCAATGATCACATCCGGCTCCAGTGAGGCGATACGCTCAAAATCCAGTTCGCCGTATGCCATTTGCAGAACTTCAGGTTCGCCGCTGCCCAGTTCATCCTGAGCCCAGGGCCATACGCTGTTGGGATAGTCGCCGAACCAGTAACGGAGGGCTACAGGGGTATAGCCCAATGCAAGAATCGGATCCTGCTCGCTGTAGCCGATGCTGACCACACGTCGGGGCTTGGTTTCCACCACCGTGGCACCGTAGCTGTGAGATATCTCCACAGGAAAATTCCCGCTGGAGGATTCATCCCCCTGTGTTTCCGCTGCTTCTGAGGTTTGGGACTGAGCGCCCTCTCCTGCAGAAGTCCCGGATTCTCCCGATCCCGAAGCGAAGAGGGGAAAGGCCGTAAAGATGAAAATTATAGACACAACAAAAAAGCTGCGAAATTGCATAGTATTAACTCCTTGATTTGGATGTGTTTACATTATCATTTTTCTCATATTTATTGCAAGAGATTACCCCTATTAATCCCCGGTTCAGGCAAATTGCTATGTCCCGATCTTCGTGATATGATAATTGTCTATGCGCATGATAATTGACCAGCTCAAAGCTCTGGGGGAAGACAATCGGTTTCGGATCGCCATGATGCTTTTGAGCAGACCGCTGTGCGTGTGTGAGATTCATCACCTTCTGAACATTTCCGGAGCCACCCTCTCCAATCACCTGAAAATTCTGAAATATTCCGGGATCGTGAAAAGCCGGCGTGAGGGAAAGTGGATCGAGTATGATGTGAAAGATGATGCAATACGGGAACTGCTCACAGATATCCGAAAACGGGTGGATGATGACAGTATTATCAGCAACGACGCTCAGGAACTGAAAACCATTTCCCGGGACCTCTGTAAAACCGGATGAGCCGGATGCGCTGAACACTCTGCAGTCAAAATACCCCGGAATCTAAATACAAGAAGGCCCCGGATGCTCGTACCAGCAGCCGGGGCAAATTCACAGGAAAAACACGGCCCAAGCCGTGTCAGAGTCGTCATTTTCAGTCCCGGGATACTGGGTCCGAAAACGTTGAATCGATAAAATAATACCGATTACTGCTCACCCGGTCAAGTCTTTTCTGCGTCTATCCGTTCTTTTTTTCATCTCCGGCTCTGCCTCCTTTCAATTCCTCAGGCAATACAATTTGAAAGCAGACTCCCGTCTCGTTACGGTCGACAAATCTGATTGACCCTTCCAGCATGTCACGAATAATGGCGTCAATAATTGAAAGTCCCAGTCCGGTTCCACCCCGGGATTTGGCGGTTGTGAAAAACCGGGTGAATATCTGATTCTGAAATTCCCGGGGGATTCCTTCCCCGTCATCACAGTACAGAATCTCAACTTCACCGGAGCCGGAATGTTCTGCAGCTATTCTGATATTCCCGCCGTTCCGGTTCCGAAATCCGTGGAGAATTGAGTTCTGTATGAGATTACTGAATACTTGAATAAGAAGCCCGGGATAGCTGGCAATCTCCAGATCTTCGGATATTTCCAGCCTGAGTTCCACATCCATGGATTTTCGGCTGTACCGGCTGTTTTCATACGTGGTTTCAATAATCTCTTTGAGGAAGAACTTCTCCAGCTGCATGTTGAGCTGGGCATTGGCACTGGTTCGGATGCTCTGGACAACCCTGCGGACCTGATTGATATTCCACACCAGACTTCCAAGCATTTCGTTGCTTTTACCGATGAATTCACTGAACTGGGTTTTTGTAAGATCCTGATTCTGAAAATCCCGATCCAGGCTGATCATCCCCTGCCGGAGGGAAGAAACGGCCAGATTGATATTACCAATGGGCGTCTGAATCTCATGGGCGAAACCAGCCAGCTGTTCCCCCATGGAAGCCAGCCGCTCCTGGGCAATGTTTTCCTCAATGAGCCGGTTCAAACTTTCAGCAGTGATCCGCTGCAGGCCGGAAAATGTGCGGTACAGTTCTCCGATTTCGTCCTTCCGGTGGTACAGGGGTATGCGGGGCACGATGTAGCGATGATCATTTCTCACCTTCCGCATTTCCCGACTCAGAACCTGCAGGGGGGTGTTGATATAGCGGACAATAAAGAGGGAAAAAATGATGGAAAAGAATATCGCCATCCCGTTGATGGAAAGTACCGTGAACCAGGTCAGACCGATATCCGCATATACCTCGGTTTCCGAGGCAATAACCCCCAGCACCCAGGAATTCTGCAGCCGGGAATACCCTACCAGATGATTCTCCCCGTCCGCAGCAAATTCCAGAAAATGGGCGGAACGCTGGTTTTCAGGGTCAAAGATTACTCTTCGCAGCTGCTTCCAGGAAGCTTCGCTCAGTCTGCCGGGCGGGGACTCCTCCTCAGGATAAATACTGATATTCTCGGTCATGAGAAAGGCGTGTCCGCTGGTGTGAACACGGTACTCCCGGATTGTTTCCAGAATATCACCCGCAGCAATATCAATCCCCACCACCCCTATGGGAGCCTCATTACCGTTGGACTCAAAGGCTCCGGGATATACCGGCACTGTGTAGGAAAACATCTCCACATTAATATCCAGATCCCGATACAAATCGCTCCAGTAGGCTTTTCCCTCCCGAAGGGGATGGTAATAATACTTCATGTCAGGATTCTCGGGATCCATGTGCTGCGGTAGAGGATACTCCG
It includes:
- a CDS encoding FecCD family ABC transporter permease, whose translation is MKLSPPAEIGSSLRRARFLKFGSGTLRVFPLQLLWIFGLMLLLGVLGLVALSLGDLRIGLGELFQALAGKGSRLSIHLVRELRLSRITVAVLAGVHLAAAGHIFQVLIRNPLASPDIIGITAGASAAAVAWLVNGGSTDLAAVPASAGALSASALVYVFSRTGAFSENRLVLVGVGVNAALTALVQLFIVSGSIHNVSRAYQWLAGSLYASSWQDARFLLISGLVLIPPALYFLIRIRPLVLGSDAAETLGVRLEFLRYALLILGSLLSAMAVSLTGPIGFLALMVPQLARGIMGGTSSSSAVILPVAMLLGGVMLLGSDIAAQHLFPVSIPVGLITAAVGAPYFLMLLRRRS
- a CDS encoding FecCD family ABC transporter permease, translating into MKGIKVKFGSKIGPGVILPGLILSLGAVALLSLSLGAMDFRPGMVFQGIFRYDSRIYEHAVVRTLRIPRTLMGILAGAALAVSGTAMQAVTRNPLASPGLLGVNAGAAFSIVVSVSLLNISAVPVLVAFSFLGGAFSAVLVYGVASGGRGGSPSVKLALAGVIVAALLSSLTSGILLFDQAALDVVRFWLTGSISGRDMNIQMQVLPFQLLSVLLLVLSGHHLNIISIGEERARSLGMSTGTVRLFILGLVVMAAGSTVAIAGPISFVGLAVPHMVRPFARGDYRRILLYSLLAGPVLTLSGDIIGRLIIRPAELQVGIITALFGAPFLILLVRRHGEVAL
- a CDS encoding sulfite reductase subunit alpha, translated to MKRTSKYIYPMRERLRHAFHRISNRSLQKMYPLRSNPPGDFSEAVQWRISRVLRLLSSPPVSWEVRRVSRLDSGEGSHPTWNIRLISLGPVGNAPAPGDMFFVKWRNSPEKVQKILDIFGEDGSRRVSRGDSSSVFHPGKMVSGNLRDILEREIDIDEAGGELLAWAGLNERALQLKRFHKAHRAYHRRILRSRNWDLPHPELQGMGYSLIHILEEMKELPDIRDLVRWQPGVEGRPYTVSGSSLTRDGRLEVEITVSRVFKQLKNVQHRRITLPARSSAFLTNRKPGDTVNAWLLPELHQFPHRLERKSPGLIAVATGSGISGPLSLLRSGEYGSPLWLIYGVRSWEANSLYGSELLEYERRGLISRLDIAESRPSDSARKSEYVQAIIWEQREEIVRQLGNGAHIYLCGRLSMGRQVRELFQEIFLDQGLVSSPGEAERFMEELEHRLIFQASVSGV
- a CDS encoding peptidylprolyl isomerase, which encodes MEYRASHILVKDKTLAERLLKQLKGGARFEALAKDFSTCPSKSKGGDLGWFGPGKMVKEFEQACSKLSPGRLSTVVRTQFGFHIIKLTGRK
- a CDS encoding ABC transporter ATP-binding protein; amino-acid sequence: MADTYDAGHPPDEVIRVSDLNLEYTPGVPVVKNVNLSIPRGAITALIGPNGCGKSTLLRGMAGLIKPASGEVSLDHTQILEHSPKVRARKLGFLPQSFRIPMGITVYDMVLRGRYPHLGAFSSPGPEDIRAAETALKNTGMFEFRSRALDQLSGGQRQLVWIAMALAQESDTLLLDEPTSYLDLRHRRRLLSLIRSMVPEKTVILVLHELNDALELSDFILAMKDGHILGRGTPAEIISSSIPERLFDTEFVRIDAESTHGQKKGSGLSYLLPRSSPASPRAGTSGVPLRAENLNFTYETSRQRAGKLHALKHISCGISGGKVTGIIGPNGSGKSTLLRHFTGLLTPHSGEVHVLEKPLTKTPVRERARTISHLAQQSEDMGEITLLELVSMGRYPHVAPGKRWSFEERQVMEKAVSRMGLQGLENIPVQQLSGGQLQRARIAMSIAHGSPIVILDEPTTFLDIRHQEDTLQHLRELNRSSQVTVLMVLHDITQAARYCDELILMDQGRVIAQGAPGTVLTPLRIREIFGVESRRIEDAGHDQLLPVPRLW
- a CDS encoding NAD-dependent protein deacetylase, which encodes MKDLYGRLAEGLITVLSGAGISTDSGIPDYRGEDRTRARKHDGDSGPVTYKQFMGSADKRRHYWARSALGWPWIRSREPNRAHRILSRLEEAEHINGIITQNVDDLHFKAGSRNVIELHGNLKQVKCMGCGGMSSRDELQERMLLDNPPWKRLSSDYSPDGDALLSEDVTREFRTPGCPACGGILKPDVVFFGENVPRTRVQSCYALVDECDLLLVLGSSLAVRSGLRFVEHAKNTGKPVIIVNRGTTRGDASADLKVDTSITQWLETHLAEPEISPRA
- a CDS encoding sensor histidine kinase, whose amino-acid sequence is MNGGNTPGERSDITALGSNILLMLVFPLLLISFASSVVSTGRMERSLKESMAETMVDLSRDIGMDMMLLLESMEDGADILAGSVGASFRPDMAGQEEYLREFRNSHARALLTTARSNSSIHGVYFMSAPAFGDPPGQIWYYRKNGQWVRGPEYPLPQHMDPENPDMKYYYHPLREGKAYWSDLYRDLDINVEMFSYTVPVYPGAFESNGNEAPIGVVGIDIAAGDILETIREYRVHTSGHAFLMTENISIYPEEESPPGRLSEASWKQLRRVIFDPENQRSAHFLEFAADGENHLVGYSRLQNSWVLGVIASETEVYADIGLTWFTVLSINGMAIFFSIIFSLFIVRYINTPLQVLSREMRKVRNDHRYIVPRIPLYHRKDEIGELYRTFSGLQRITAESLNRLIEENIAQERLASMGEQLAGFAHEIQTPIGNINLAVSSLRQGMISLDRDFQNQDLTKTQFSEFIGKSNEMLGSLVWNINQVRRVVQSIRTSANAQLNMQLEKFFLKEIIETTYENSRYSRKSMDVELRLEISEDLEIASYPGLLIQVFSNLIQNSILHGFRNRNGGNIRIAAEHSGSGEVEILYCDDGEGIPREFQNQIFTRFFTTAKSRGGTGLGLSIIDAIIRDMLEGSIRFVDRNETGVCFQIVLPEELKGGRAGDEKKNG
- a CDS encoding ABC transporter substrate-binding protein, producing MQFRSFFVVSIIFIFTAFPLFASGSGESGTSAGEGAQSQTSEAAETQGDESSSGNFPVEISHSYGATVVETKPRRVVSIGYSEQDPILALGYTPVALRYWFGDYPNSVWPWAQDELGSGEPEVLQMAYGELDFERIASLEPDVIIATHAGISAEEYDTLSVIAPTIPEPEGFAAFSVPWQEQTRVIARALGENERGETVISRVEEQIRDVARRNPDFQDQEIVFASPAQGQGQFWVFSPDTPPLRFLTSMGFSFPEELRELVGDKDAAQISGEQVRLLNTDVLVLQMPSWEAYRELLENDLFSGLEVASEGRIIPFFGSDDPLYGALSFSTVLSLSYAAEEFEELLQAASDGNPQTAVAR
- a CDS encoding ArsR/SmtB family transcription factor; protein product: MRMIIDQLKALGEDNRFRIAMMLLSRPLCVCEIHHLLNISGATLSNHLKILKYSGIVKSRREGKWIEYDVKDDAIRELLTDIRKRVDDDSIISNDAQELKTISRDLCKTG